One Micromonospora eburnea genomic region harbors:
- a CDS encoding ABC transporter ATP-binding protein, which produces MSVIEMRGLRKEFTVRVKAGRLRREKRTVTAVDGIDLRVERGEMVGYIGPNGAGKSTTLKMLTGVLMPSAGEARVCGLRPVAERTRLALRIGVVFGQRSQLWWDLPLRESFDLLRHVYRVPAGEHAARLARCRGLLDLDEFLDTPVRQLSLGQRMRGELTAALLHGPEVLFLDEPTIGLDVVSKQAVRGFLAELGRAGDTTLVLTTHDLADIERLCRRLVVIDHGRVVHDGSIAALHSRYGSRRMVVAELDAALPAPPALPGAPLVRVEADGHRLVFALESASVAEVVAGLAGLAALRDISIVEPDIEEVVARLYRTPAEIGG; this is translated from the coding sequence TTGAGCGTCATCGAGATGCGCGGTCTGCGCAAGGAGTTCACGGTCCGGGTGAAGGCGGGCCGGCTGCGTCGGGAGAAGCGTACGGTCACCGCGGTCGACGGGATCGACCTGCGGGTGGAGCGCGGCGAGATGGTCGGCTACATCGGCCCGAACGGGGCCGGCAAGTCGACCACCCTGAAGATGCTCACCGGCGTGCTCATGCCCTCGGCGGGGGAGGCCCGGGTCTGCGGGCTGCGCCCGGTGGCCGAGCGGACCCGGCTGGCGCTGCGCATCGGCGTGGTCTTCGGGCAGCGTTCGCAGCTCTGGTGGGACCTGCCGCTGCGCGAATCGTTCGACCTGCTGCGGCACGTCTACCGGGTGCCGGCGGGGGAGCACGCGGCCCGGCTGGCCCGCTGCCGGGGCCTGCTCGATCTCGACGAGTTCCTGGACACCCCGGTCCGGCAGCTCTCCCTCGGGCAGCGGATGCGTGGCGAGCTGACCGCCGCGCTGCTGCACGGCCCGGAGGTGCTCTTCCTCGACGAGCCGACCATCGGGCTGGACGTGGTGAGCAAGCAGGCAGTTCGGGGCTTCCTGGCCGAGCTGGGCCGGGCCGGCGACACCACCCTGGTGCTCACCACCCACGACCTGGCCGACATCGAGCGACTCTGCCGGCGGCTCGTGGTGATCGACCACGGCCGGGTGGTGCACGACGGCTCGATCGCCGCCCTGCACAGCCGGTACGGCTCCCGTCGGATGGTCGTGGCCGAGCTGGACGCCGCGTTGCCCGCGCCACCGGCGCTGCCTGGCGCCCCGCTGGTGCGGGTGGAGGCGGACGGGCACCGGCTGGTTTTCGCGCTGGAGTCGGCGAGCGTCGCCGAGGTGGTCGCCGGGCTCGCCGGCCTGGCCGCCCTGCGGGACATCTCGATCGTCGAGCCGGACATCGAGGAGGTCGTCGCCCGGCTCTACCGCACGCCGGCCGAGATCGGCGGCTGA
- a CDS encoding DUF3043 domain-containing protein, whose translation MPSLFRRKPADLVEESVTTVTTDEASVAARSRGYTPSKKELGVVTPKRPTAGRRAGTPSKPLTKEEVREQRRAARAEAAAEFRREGGARDRGPERLLARNVVDSRRTVGTWFFGGALIVLLGSNQAMPMIVRLISNALWGALALGVVIDSILISRKIKKLVRERFPKSTERLGSLYFYAIMRSITFRRMRAPQPRVNIGDKI comes from the coding sequence GTGCCGTCGCTGTTTCGTCGTAAGCCCGCCGACCTCGTCGAGGAGTCCGTCACCACGGTGACGACCGACGAGGCGTCCGTTGCCGCCCGTTCCCGGGGCTACACCCCGAGCAAGAAGGAGTTGGGCGTGGTGACGCCGAAGCGGCCCACCGCGGGCCGCCGGGCGGGTACGCCGAGCAAGCCGCTGACCAAGGAGGAGGTCCGGGAGCAGCGCCGGGCGGCGCGCGCCGAGGCGGCGGCGGAGTTCCGGCGCGAGGGTGGCGCGCGCGACCGGGGCCCCGAGCGGCTGCTGGCCCGCAACGTGGTCGACTCCCGGCGTACGGTCGGCACCTGGTTCTTCGGTGGTGCGCTGATCGTGCTGCTCGGCTCCAACCAGGCCATGCCGATGATCGTCCGGCTGATCTCCAACGCCCTGTGGGGCGCACTGGCGCTCGGCGTGGTGATCGACTCGATCCTGATCTCCCGCAAGATCAAGAAGCTGGTGCGCGAGCGCTTCCCCAAGAGCACCGAGCGGCTCGGCTCCCTCTACTTCTACGCGATCATGCGTTCGATCACGTTCCGCAGGATGCGGGCCCCGCAGCCCCGGGTCAACATCGGCGACAAGATCTGA
- a CDS encoding ABC transporter permease, whose protein sequence is MAEHLAAYRALLGAQARSQAAYRTSFVVDLVGNVGATVFDVVTVLVLFGVTRELGGFSLRETLVIVGLSSFAFATADLLVGNVERLPRYVRTGLFDAVLVRPLAALPQLLLMDLPLRKVSRAVFGLAVLVVAVGSAGIDWTIGRVALVVVAPLAGVVFFGAVFVTTATVSFYWIESGELANSVTYGGRDFTSYPVTVYGGWFRTVFAYGMGFAFVSYHPALALLGRPDPLGLPAWVGWAAPGVAALAAAVAALAWRVGIRHYRSTGS, encoded by the coding sequence GTGGCTGAACACCTGGCGGCGTATCGGGCGCTGCTCGGCGCGCAGGCCCGGTCGCAGGCCGCGTACCGGACGTCGTTCGTGGTGGACCTGGTCGGCAACGTCGGTGCGACGGTGTTCGACGTGGTCACCGTGCTGGTGCTCTTCGGGGTCACCCGTGAGCTGGGTGGCTTCTCGCTGCGCGAGACGCTGGTGATCGTCGGCCTGTCGTCGTTCGCGTTCGCCACCGCGGACCTGCTGGTCGGCAACGTCGAGCGGCTGCCCCGGTACGTCCGCACCGGCCTCTTCGACGCGGTGCTGGTCCGCCCGTTGGCCGCGCTGCCGCAGCTGCTGCTGATGGACCTGCCGTTGCGCAAGGTGTCCCGGGCGGTCTTCGGGCTCGCCGTGCTCGTCGTCGCGGTCGGCTCGGCCGGGATCGACTGGACGATCGGTCGGGTCGCCCTGGTCGTGGTCGCCCCGCTGGCCGGCGTGGTCTTCTTCGGCGCGGTCTTCGTCACCACGGCCACCGTGTCGTTCTACTGGATCGAATCGGGCGAGCTGGCCAACTCGGTCACCTACGGCGGGCGCGACTTCACCTCGTACCCGGTCACCGTCTACGGCGGCTGGTTCCGCACGGTCTTCGCGTACGGGATGGGGTTCGCCTTCGTCAGCTACCACCCGGCGCTGGCGCTGCTCGGCCGGCCCGACCCGCTCGGCCTGCCGGCCTGGGTCGGCTGGGCCGCGCCGGGCGTCGCGGCGCTCGCCGCCGCGGTCGCCGCCCTGGCCTGGCGGGTGGGCATCCGCCACTACCGGAGTACGGGATCTTGA
- a CDS encoding AAA family ATPase yields the protein MTSVVPGPGGTVDPGAVRPGAGGPLLVAFAGLPGVGKSTLAARVGAALHAPVLPVTPVERALGRYGLTGDVPEMAAYGAVAGLAEVQLGLGLSVVVDAVNPVAGARGLWHDLAVRAGVPLRVIEVHCGDEAEHRRRVEARLPDERFPTWEQTLVRRAEYEPIIGPRLVVDTAVAVDPLPALLAYLT from the coding sequence GTGACCTCGGTCGTACCCGGACCGGGCGGCACGGTGGACCCGGGCGCGGTCCGCCCCGGCGCCGGCGGTCCGCTGCTGGTCGCCTTCGCCGGGCTGCCCGGGGTGGGCAAGAGCACCCTCGCCGCCCGGGTCGGTGCCGCGCTGCACGCCCCGGTCCTGCCGGTCACCCCGGTGGAGCGGGCCCTCGGCCGGTACGGCCTGACCGGCGACGTGCCCGAGATGGCCGCGTACGGCGCGGTCGCCGGGCTCGCCGAGGTGCAGCTCGGGCTCGGGCTGAGCGTGGTGGTGGACGCGGTCAACCCGGTGGCCGGCGCCCGCGGCCTCTGGCACGACCTGGCCGTACGGGCCGGGGTGCCGCTGCGGGTGATCGAGGTGCACTGCGGGGACGAGGCGGAACACCGCCGCCGGGTCGAGGCCCGCCTACCCGACGAGCGGTTTCCCACCTGGGAGCAGACCCTCGTCCGCCGCGCCGAGTACGAACCGATCATCGGCCCCCGCCTCGTCGTGGACACCGCCGTGGCCGTGGACCCCCTCCCCGCCCTCCTCGCCTACCTGACCTGA
- a CDS encoding carbohydrate kinase family protein: MKIAVTGSIATDHLMSFPGRFADQLLADQLHKVSLSFLVDDLVLRRGGVAANIAFGMAQLGLRPVLLGAVGADFADYRSWLERHGVDCDSVHVSEVAHTARFVCTTDTDMCQIASFYAGAMSEARNIELAPVAERLDGLDLVLVGANDPEAMIRHSEECRERGYPFVADPSQQLARMDGEQVLGLIDGAEFLMTNDYEKSLLLSKAGLTDAQLLDRVKVRVTTLGKDGVEIAGRGIDPIHVPIAREIQAVDPTGVGDGFRAGFFAALSWGLGLERAAQVGSLLATLVLETVGTQEYQVRRDLFVKRLAESYGDAAAEDVRPHLLP, translated from the coding sequence ATGAAGATCGCCGTGACCGGCTCGATCGCCACCGACCACCTGATGAGCTTCCCCGGCCGCTTCGCCGACCAGCTCCTCGCCGACCAGCTGCACAAGGTGTCGCTGTCGTTCCTCGTGGACGACCTGGTGCTGCGCCGGGGCGGGGTGGCGGCGAACATCGCCTTCGGTATGGCCCAGCTCGGGCTGCGCCCGGTGCTGCTCGGCGCGGTCGGCGCCGACTTCGCCGACTACCGGTCCTGGCTGGAGCGGCACGGCGTGGACTGCGACTCGGTGCACGTCAGCGAGGTGGCGCACACCGCGCGCTTCGTCTGCACCACCGACACCGACATGTGCCAGATCGCCTCGTTCTACGCGGGCGCGATGAGTGAGGCCCGCAACATCGAGCTGGCCCCGGTCGCGGAGCGGCTGGACGGCCTCGACCTGGTGCTGGTCGGCGCCAACGACCCGGAGGCGATGATCCGGCACTCGGAGGAGTGCCGGGAGCGCGGATACCCGTTCGTCGCCGACCCGTCCCAGCAGCTCGCCCGGATGGACGGCGAGCAGGTCCTCGGCCTGATCGACGGCGCCGAGTTCCTGATGACCAACGACTACGAGAAGTCGCTGCTGCTGAGCAAGGCGGGTCTGACCGACGCGCAGCTCCTCGACCGGGTCAAGGTCCGGGTCACCACGCTGGGCAAGGACGGCGTGGAGATCGCCGGGCGGGGCATCGACCCCATCCACGTGCCGATCGCCCGGGAGATCCAGGCGGTCGACCCGACCGGCGTCGGCGACGGCTTCCGGGCCGGTTTCTTCGCCGCCCTGTCCTGGGGCCTGGGGCTGGAGCGTGCCGCCCAGGTCGGCTCGCTGCTGGCCACCCTGGTGCTGGAGACCGTCGGCACCCAGGAGTACCAGGTCCGCCGGGACCTGTTCGTCAAGCGGCTGGCCGAGTCGTACGGGGACGCGGCCGCCGAGGACGTCCGGCCGCACCTGCTGCCGTGA
- a CDS encoding AzlC family ABC transporter permease translates to MRTAYRTGDAAVLRDVAAIGAAMVAVGASFGAVAVAAGLPGWATLAMSVFVYAGGAQFMAVGLVAAGSPLAAVLAGLLLNARHLPFGLALGGSLGPARWRRLLGSHLMTDEATAFALARPAGPTRRRAFWLAGALLFLAWNAGTLLGVLAGGAVGDPGVLGLDAAFPAGLAALLLPSLRDAQTRRVALAGAVLAVLATPFLPAGLPVLLALAAVAGPALRRRGPAGVARAAVADGDAPAGVARAAVADGAGPAGQLDPADASPATVPDPGRGETRAAEPAVVRTEEASC, encoded by the coding sequence ATGCGTACGGCATATCGAACGGGAGACGCGGCTGTGCTGCGCGACGTCGCCGCCATCGGCGCGGCGATGGTCGCCGTCGGCGCGTCGTTCGGCGCGGTGGCGGTCGCCGCCGGCCTGCCCGGGTGGGCCACCCTCGCCATGTCGGTGTTCGTCTACGCCGGCGGCGCGCAGTTCATGGCGGTGGGTCTGGTGGCCGCCGGCAGCCCGCTCGCGGCGGTCCTCGCCGGCCTGCTGCTCAACGCCCGGCACCTGCCGTTCGGTCTGGCCCTCGGCGGCAGCCTCGGGCCGGCCCGCTGGCGGCGGTTGCTCGGCAGCCACCTGATGACCGACGAGGCGACCGCGTTCGCCCTGGCCCGGCCGGCCGGGCCGACCCGCCGACGCGCGTTCTGGCTCGCCGGGGCACTGCTCTTCCTGGCCTGGAACGCGGGCACCCTGCTCGGCGTGCTGGCCGGGGGCGCGGTGGGCGACCCGGGCGTGCTCGGGCTCGACGCCGCCTTCCCGGCCGGGCTCGCCGCGCTGCTGCTGCCGAGCCTGCGGGACGCGCAGACCCGCCGGGTGGCGCTGGCCGGTGCCGTGCTGGCCGTGCTGGCCACCCCGTTCCTGCCCGCCGGGCTGCCGGTCCTGCTCGCCCTCGCCGCCGTGGCCGGGCCCGCGCTGCGCCGCCGGGGACCGGCCGGCGTCGCCCGTGCGGCTGTCGCGGACGGGGATGCCCCGGCCGGCGTCGCCCGTGCGGCTGTTGCGGACGGGGCCGGCCCGGCCGGACAACTCGACCCCGCCGACGCGTCCCCGGCCACCGTGCCGGACCCGGGCCGGGGCGAGACCCGCGCGGCCGAGCCGGCCGTCGTCCGCACCGAGGAGGCGTCGTGCTGA
- a CDS encoding AzlD domain-containing protein: MLIAVIIALAAGTYGFRVAGVLLRDRLELPEWSRQLLPVAAAALLAALAATAALTEAGAFAGYARPAGVLVGLLLAWRRAPFVLVVVAAAGTTALLRLLGVA; encoded by the coding sequence GTGCTGATTGCCGTGATCATCGCCCTGGCCGCCGGCACGTACGGCTTCCGGGTCGCCGGGGTGCTCCTGCGTGACCGGCTGGAACTGCCCGAGTGGTCCCGGCAGTTGCTGCCGGTCGCCGCCGCCGCCCTGCTGGCCGCGCTCGCCGCGACCGCCGCGCTGACCGAGGCCGGCGCGTTCGCCGGCTACGCCCGGCCGGCCGGGGTGCTGGTCGGGCTGCTGCTGGCCTGGCGGCGGGCGCCCTTCGTGCTGGTCGTGGTCGCGGCGGCCGGCACCACCGCGCTGCTGCGCCTGCTCGGGGTGGCATGA
- a CDS encoding helix-turn-helix domain-containing protein, which translates to MAVDPAPPLATIAAALRRERDRAGISLTELARRAGIAKSTLSQLESGVGNPSVETLWALGVALGVPFSRLVEPPTAAVRVVRAGEGPRIRSEHADFSATLLAAGAPHARRDVYLMELEPGAVRVAEAHTPRSIEHVVVAAGRMRLGPESDLVELGPGDYATFPGDTPHRYEALAPGTFAVLVMEHP; encoded by the coding sequence ATGGCGGTCGATCCCGCTCCCCCGCTGGCCACCATCGCCGCCGCCCTGCGCCGCGAACGCGACCGGGCGGGCATCTCCCTGACCGAGCTGGCCCGCCGGGCGGGCATCGCCAAGTCCACCCTCTCCCAGTTGGAGTCGGGCGTCGGCAACCCGAGCGTCGAGACGCTCTGGGCGCTGGGGGTGGCGTTGGGCGTACCGTTCAGCCGGCTGGTCGAGCCGCCGACGGCCGCCGTCCGGGTCGTCCGGGCCGGCGAGGGCCCGCGAATCCGCTCCGAGCACGCCGACTTCAGCGCCACCCTACTCGCCGCCGGCGCGCCGCACGCCCGCCGCGACGTCTACCTGATGGAGCTGGAGCCCGGCGCGGTCCGGGTGGCCGAGGCGCACACCCCGCGCAGCATCGAACACGTCGTGGTCGCGGCCGGGCGGATGCGCCTCGGCCCCGAATCCGACCTGGTCGAGCTGGGACCGGGAGACTACGCCACCTTCCCCGGCGACACACCGCACCGGTACGAGGCGCTGGCCCCGGGCACCTTCGCGGTGCTGGTCATGGAACACCCCTGA
- a CDS encoding glycerate kinase — translation MWPATLLGMRVLLCPDKFAGTLPAQEVAAAVAEGWRQVAPGDELLIRPLADGGPGFVAVLADALGGRRLPVPTVDPLGRPATGEILLTDDGTAYLESAQACGLHLLSAAECDPKATTSYGLGLLVAAAVEAGARTVVIGLGGSATNDGGAGMLTPLGVTALDEAGQALPYGGAALAAVAALDGAPRLRGVALVAATDVDNPLLGLHGASNVYGPQKGASRSDVLLLDAALERWAGVLERELPGCPPGLGTLPGGGAAGGLGGAVLALGGRTESGIGLVTRAIGLDAALDGADLVITGEGSFDHQSLRGKVVAGVAGAARDRGVPCVVLAGRVSTGRREAAAAGVTETYSLVEHFGGEEHGGLAAALGRPAEGLRALGARLARQWSR, via the coding sequence ATGTGGCCTGCCACACTGCTCGGCATGCGTGTGCTGCTCTGCCCGGACAAGTTCGCCGGCACGCTGCCCGCCCAGGAGGTCGCCGCCGCGGTGGCCGAGGGCTGGCGGCAGGTGGCCCCCGGCGACGAGCTGCTGATCCGGCCGCTCGCCGACGGGGGCCCCGGGTTCGTCGCGGTGCTCGCCGACGCGCTCGGCGGGCGGCGGCTGCCGGTGCCGACCGTCGACCCGCTCGGCCGGCCCGCCACCGGTGAGATCCTGCTCACCGACGACGGCACCGCGTACCTGGAGAGCGCCCAGGCGTGCGGGCTGCACCTGCTGTCGGCCGCCGAGTGCGACCCGAAGGCCACCACCTCGTACGGGCTGGGGCTGCTGGTGGCCGCGGCGGTCGAGGCGGGGGCGCGGACCGTGGTGATCGGGCTGGGCGGCTCCGCCACCAACGACGGGGGCGCCGGCATGCTCACCCCGCTGGGCGTCACCGCGCTGGACGAGGCCGGGCAGGCCCTGCCGTACGGCGGGGCGGCGCTGGCCGCGGTGGCCGCGCTGGACGGTGCGCCCCGGCTGCGCGGGGTCGCCCTGGTCGCCGCCACCGACGTCGACAACCCGCTGCTCGGGCTGCACGGCGCCAGCAACGTGTACGGCCCGCAGAAGGGCGCCAGCCGGTCCGACGTCCTGCTGCTCGACGCGGCGCTGGAGCGCTGGGCCGGAGTGCTGGAACGCGAGCTGCCCGGCTGCCCGCCGGGGCTCGGCACGCTGCCCGGCGGCGGTGCGGCGGGCGGGCTCGGCGGGGCCGTCCTCGCCCTCGGCGGCCGGACCGAGTCCGGCATCGGGCTGGTCACCCGGGCCATCGGGCTGGACGCCGCGCTGGACGGCGCCGATCTGGTGATCACGGGGGAGGGGTCCTTCGACCACCAGTCGCTGCGCGGCAAGGTGGTGGCTGGGGTGGCCGGTGCCGCCCGGGACCGGGGCGTGCCCTGCGTGGTGCTGGCGGGGCGGGTGAGCACCGGGCGGCGGGAGGCGGCCGCGGCCGGCGTGACCGAGACGTACAGCCTGGTGGAGCACTTCGGCGGCGAGGAGCACGGTGGGTTGGCGGCGGCGCTCGGCCGGCCCGCCGAGGGGCTGCGCGCGCTCGGCGCCCGGCTGGCCCGGCAGTGGAGCCGCTGA
- the nadA gene encoding quinolinate synthase NadA, giving the protein MTSTWVEPSNTATALLLLGRGSDPATERGVECPGDLPAPSDPDLVARAAAAKAALGTKVFVLGHHYQRDEVIQFADVTGDSFKLAREAAARPDAEYIVFCGVHFMAESADILTSDRQRVILPDLAAGCSMADMAVLSQVETAWDVLTELGVAADTVPVTYMNSSADIKGFVGRHGGVVCTSSNAKRALDWAFEQGRKVLFLPDQHLGRNTAVLEMGFSLDDCVLYDPHKPNGGLTPEQLRDAKMILWRGHCSVHGRFTLDSVNDVRERVPGVNVLVHPECRHEVVTAADLVGSTEYIIKTIEAAPAGSAWAIGTELNLVRRLALAHPDKQIMFLDRAVCYCSTMNRIDLPHLVWALEELVAGRVVNQITVDPDTARHARAALDQMLALPGA; this is encoded by the coding sequence GTGACTTCCACCTGGGTTGAGCCCTCCAACACCGCCACTGCGCTGCTGCTCCTCGGCCGCGGCAGCGATCCCGCCACGGAACGTGGCGTGGAGTGTCCGGGTGATCTCCCCGCGCCGAGCGACCCGGACCTGGTGGCCCGGGCGGCGGCGGCCAAGGCCGCGCTCGGCACGAAGGTCTTCGTGCTGGGCCACCACTACCAGCGCGACGAGGTGATCCAGTTCGCCGACGTGACCGGCGACTCGTTCAAGCTGGCCCGCGAGGCGGCGGCCCGCCCCGACGCGGAGTACATCGTCTTCTGCGGCGTGCACTTCATGGCCGAGAGCGCAGACATCCTCACCTCGGACCGCCAGCGGGTGATCCTGCCCGACCTCGCCGCCGGCTGCTCGATGGCCGACATGGCGGTGCTGTCGCAGGTCGAGACCGCCTGGGACGTGCTGACCGAGCTGGGTGTCGCGGCGGACACCGTCCCGGTGACGTACATGAACTCCTCGGCCGACATCAAGGGCTTCGTCGGCCGGCACGGCGGCGTGGTCTGCACCTCCTCGAACGCGAAGCGGGCGCTGGACTGGGCGTTCGAGCAGGGGCGGAAGGTGCTCTTCCTGCCCGACCAGCACCTGGGCCGCAACACGGCGGTGCTGGAGATGGGCTTCTCGCTGGACGACTGCGTCCTCTACGACCCGCACAAGCCGAACGGCGGGCTCACCCCCGAGCAGCTCCGCGACGCGAAGATGATCCTCTGGCGCGGGCACTGCTCGGTGCACGGCCGGTTCACCCTGGACAGCGTCAACGACGTCCGGGAGCGGGTGCCGGGGGTCAACGTGCTGGTCCACCCGGAGTGCCGGCACGAGGTGGTCACCGCCGCCGACCTCGTCGGCTCCACCGAGTACATCATCAAGACCATCGAGGCGGCCCCGGCCGGCTCGGCGTGGGCGATCGGCACCGAGCTGAACCTGGTCCGCCGGCTGGCGCTGGCCCACCCCGACAAGCAGATCATGTTCCTGGACCGGGCGGTCTGCTACTGCTCGACGATGAACCGGATCGACCTGCCGCACCTGGTGTGGGCCCTGGAGGAGCTGGTCGCCGGCCGCGTGGTCAACCAGATCACCGTCGACCCGGACACCGCCCGCCACGCCCGGGCCGCGCTGGACCAGATGCTCGCCCTCCCCGGGGCCTGA
- the erpA gene encoding iron-sulfur cluster insertion protein ErpA — MTTPAQTESTEAKAPSTVVLTDVAAQKVKALIEQEGRDDLRLRVAVQPGGCSGLRYQLFFDERSLDGDIVTDYDGVEVVVDRMSAPYLAGATIDFADRIDAQGFTIDNPNAGNSCACGDSFS, encoded by the coding sequence GTGACCACGCCAGCGCAGACCGAGTCGACCGAGGCCAAGGCCCCCAGCACCGTCGTCCTCACCGACGTCGCGGCGCAGAAGGTCAAGGCCCTGATCGAGCAGGAGGGCCGCGACGACCTGCGGCTCCGGGTCGCTGTGCAGCCGGGCGGCTGCTCCGGCCTGCGGTACCAACTCTTTTTCGACGAGCGTTCGCTCGACGGTGACATCGTCACCGACTACGACGGTGTCGAGGTCGTCGTCGACCGGATGAGCGCGCCCTACCTGGCCGGCGCGACCATCGACTTCGCCGACCGGATCGACGCGCAGGGCTTCACCATCGACAACCCGAACGCGGGCAACTCCTGCGCCTGCGGCGACTCGTTCAGCTGA
- the murA gene encoding UDP-N-acetylglucosamine 1-carboxyvinyltransferase gives MTDDVLVVHGGTPLQGRIRVRGAKNLVSKAMVAALLGDTPSRLFDVPRIRDVEVVRGLLHLHGVKVSDGEEDGELILDPSNVESASTDQINVHAGSSRIPILFCGPLLHRLGHAFIPDLGGCHIGPRPIDFHLQALREFGATVDKRPEGLHLSAPNGLHGTKFALPYPSVGATEQVLLTAVMAEGVTELRNAAVEPEIIDLICVLQKMGAIIKVHTDRVIEIQGVKRLSGYTHRPIPDRIEAASWAAAALATRGHVEVLGAQQADMMTFLNIFRSVGGEYEVTDLRPPRGGKPGQEGGIRFWHPGGELNAVALETDVHPGFMTDWQQPLVVALTQARGLSIVHETVYEQRLGYTEALNTMGANIQVYRDCLGGTPCRFGRRNFKHSAVIAGPSKLHAADLVIPDLRAGFSHLIAALAAEGTSRVYGVDLINRGYEDFEAKLADLGAHVERP, from the coding sequence TTGACCGACGACGTCCTGGTCGTACACGGAGGCACTCCGCTTCAAGGGCGGATCCGCGTGCGCGGCGCGAAGAACCTCGTGTCCAAGGCGATGGTCGCCGCCCTGTTGGGCGACACTCCCAGCCGACTGTTCGACGTGCCGCGGATACGGGATGTCGAGGTGGTCCGCGGGCTGCTCCACCTGCACGGGGTCAAGGTGAGCGACGGCGAGGAGGACGGCGAGCTCATCCTCGACCCGTCCAACGTCGAAAGCGCCAGCACCGACCAGATCAACGTGCACGCGGGGTCCAGCCGGATCCCGATCCTGTTCTGCGGGCCGCTGCTGCACCGGCTCGGCCACGCCTTCATCCCGGACCTGGGCGGCTGCCACATCGGCCCGCGCCCGATCGACTTCCACCTCCAGGCGCTGCGGGAGTTCGGCGCGACGGTCGACAAGCGGCCGGAGGGGCTGCACCTGTCCGCCCCGAACGGGCTGCACGGCACCAAGTTCGCCCTCCCGTACCCGAGCGTGGGCGCCACCGAGCAGGTGCTGCTGACCGCGGTGATGGCCGAGGGCGTCACCGAGCTGCGCAACGCGGCGGTCGAGCCGGAGATCATCGACCTGATCTGTGTCCTGCAGAAGATGGGCGCGATCATCAAGGTGCACACCGACCGGGTGATCGAGATCCAGGGCGTGAAGCGGCTCAGCGGCTACACCCACCGGCCGATCCCGGACCGGATCGAGGCGGCGAGCTGGGCGGCGGCCGCGCTGGCCACCCGGGGTCACGTCGAGGTGCTGGGCGCCCAGCAGGCCGACATGATGACCTTCCTGAACATCTTCCGCTCAGTCGGCGGCGAGTACGAGGTGACCGACCTCCGGCCGCCGCGGGGCGGCAAGCCGGGCCAGGAGGGCGGCATCCGCTTCTGGCACCCGGGCGGCGAGCTGAACGCGGTGGCGCTGGAGACCGATGTCCACCCCGGGTTCATGACCGACTGGCAGCAGCCGCTCGTGGTGGCGCTGACCCAGGCCCGGGGCCTGTCGATCGTGCACGAGACGGTCTACGAGCAGCGGCTGGGCTACACCGAGGCGCTGAACACGATGGGCGCCAACATCCAGGTCTACCGGGACTGCCTGGGCGGCACCCCGTGCCGCTTCGGCCGGCGCAACTTCAAGCACTCCGCGGTGATCGCCGGCCCGAGCAAGCTGCACGCGGCCGACCTGGTCATCCCGGACCTGCGCGCCGGTTTCAGCCACCTGATCGCGGCCCTCGCCGCCGAGGGCACCTCCCGGGTGTACGGCGTCGACCTGATCAACCGCGGCTACGAGGACTTCGAGGCCAAGCTGGCAGACCTGGGCGCACACGTAGAGCGTCCGTAA